TTAGAAATACCCTTAATGAGAAGAATTGTATATATAATATAAATGGAACTAACAATTCTATTTTAAAAGATGGGGTTAAATTGAATAATGTAAAATTTAATATAACAGGGAACAATAATAAGATAATTATTGGGCCTGGTTGCTATTTAAATAATGTTAGATTCTATATCAAAGGTTCAGGACACAATATTGATATCTCAGAAAATTGTTGGTTTAAAAGAAGGGCGAGTATTGATTTTGAAGATGAAAATTGCACTCTTTTTATAGGTAAAAATTCTGTTTTAGAAGAAGCTAATATTGCTGTAGTAGAACCCGGTATGAAAGTAATTATTGGAGAGGACTGTATGTTTGGCCAACATATTTATATTCGAACCACGGATTCTCATTCAATAATTAGCCAGGAAAGCGGTAAACGAATAAATTTCGCCAAAAATATTGAAATTGAGGATCATGTATGGATATGTGATCACTGTATTATTTTGAAAGGTGTACATATTGGTAAAAATAGTATTATTGGTGCAGGTTCTGTTGTTACAAAATCATGTGGCCCAGGTGTGATTTTAGCCGGTAATCCCGCAAAGGTAGTAAAAACTGGGGTTTCATGGGACAGAGAAAGAATCAATAATCAGAAATAAATTTTTTGATAATATTGAGAAAGTAAATTATGAATGATTAAAGCTTAAATCTGGAATTATTACTGTGAGAATTTTATTTATTACCCCATACTTACCATCTTTAATCAGGGTCCGTTCATTTAACTTTATTAAATCCCTGAAAAAACAAGGGCACTCTATATATTTGGTTTCTCTTGTCCCTGATAAAAAGGAATTTGACAATTTGGAGGAAGTAGAAAAATATTGTGAAAAAGTTGAAACATTTTTTTTGCCGAAATATAAATCTATCTGGAATTGTGTTAAATATTTAATATCTTGTGTGTCGCTGCAGTCTGCGTATTGTTTTTCCGGAAAAATGAAGAAAAGAGTAAAGGAGTTGCTCGAAAAAGAAAAGTTTGATTTGATCCATGTTGAATTTATAAGAGCGGCATATTATTTACCCAAAGAAAATACGCTGCCGTCGGTTTTTGATTCTGTAGACTGTGTTACTAATTTATATAAGCAATTTTCAGATGCAAAATATTCTTTTTTTATGAGGTTTATAAGGTATATAGAATGGTTTAAACTAAGCCGTTATGAACCAAGGGAAGCAGGAAGGTTTGATAAGGTTTTGATAACGACTGAAAATGAAAAAAAAGGACTTTTGGAATTAGATAAAAACCTGCCGGTTGAAGTTATTGCCAATGGAGTCGATTTTGAATATTTTAAACCTCAAAACGCAGAGATTGAACCGTTTTCAATAGTTATGACCGGCAAGATGAGTTATATAGCGAATGAATTAGCGTTTATTTTTTTTGCAGAAAAAATCTGGCCTAAAATCAGGATGGAAATACCCCAGGCCATATTGTATGTTGTGGGAAATTGCCCGGGGCCCAAAGTAAAAAAATTTAAATCCTCGGATATTATTATTACAGGATATGTCCCCGACCTTCGTTTATATTTGTCCAAAGCAAGTGTGGTTGTTGCACCAATTGTGGCAGGCGGGGGCATACAAAATAAGATACTGGAAGCTATGAGTATGGCAAAACCGGTTGTTACGACAAGCAAGGCAT
Above is a window of bacterium DNA encoding:
- a CDS encoding glycosyltransferase, which translates into the protein MRILFITPYLPSLIRVRSFNFIKSLKKQGHSIYLVSLVPDKKEFDNLEEVEKYCEKVETFFLPKYKSIWNCVKYLISCVSLQSAYCFSGKMKKRVKELLEKEKFDLIHVEFIRAAYYLPKENTLPSVFDSVDCVTNLYKQFSDAKYSFFMRFIRYIEWFKLSRYEPREAGRFDKVLITTENEKKGLLELDKNLPVEVIANGVDFEYFKPQNAEIEPFSIVMTGKMSYIANELAFIFFAEKIWPKIRMEIPQAILYVVGNCPGPKVKKFKSSDIIITGYVPDLRLYLSKASVVVAPIVAGGGIQNKILEAMSMAKPVVTTSKACEAFPMDVSNCLLAGDTPDEFARAVINILNDANFAESLGAKARQFVEKYYNWDEKTTTLLQIYKGLQIEVTGQFPVEIR
- a CDS encoding DapH/DapD/GlmU-related protein produces the protein MFNIIKQIYRIVEQKIPIIARLKILVRNTLNEKNCIYNINGTNNSILKDGVKLNNVKFNITGNNNKIIIGPGCYLNNVRFYIKGSGHNIDISENCWFKRRASIDFEDENCTLFIGKNSVLEEANIAVVEPGMKVIIGEDCMFGQHIYIRTTDSHSIISQESGKRINFAKNIEIEDHVWICDHCIILKGVHIGKNSIIGAGSVVTKSCGPGVILAGNPAKVVKTGVSWDRERINNQK